Proteins encoded together in one Micromonospora auratinigra window:
- a CDS encoding PadR family transcriptional regulator produces the protein MADSGVNPTAAALLGLLHDGPMTGGQLMAAAERRLAPYWSMTRSQVYRELPVLAEKGLVRLGKPGPRMSQPYALTAAGKRTFSRWLAENPGKDTIRNPIALRIAFGNLHSSSQLKSLYASANEYHTEALAAVREQVKNAKKEGDPYDASALEFAVAYHKAALSWLKTAPVG, from the coding sequence ATTCCGGAGTCAATCCGACGGCGGCGGCCCTGCTCGGCCTGCTGCACGACGGCCCGATGACAGGCGGTCAGTTGATGGCCGCCGCCGAGCGCCGACTGGCGCCGTACTGGTCGATGACCCGCAGTCAGGTCTACCGGGAGCTGCCGGTGCTGGCCGAGAAGGGTCTGGTGCGGCTCGGCAAGCCCGGGCCGCGGATGAGCCAGCCGTACGCGCTGACGGCGGCCGGCAAACGGACATTCTCCCGCTGGTTGGCGGAGAATCCGGGCAAGGACACCATCCGTAACCCGATCGCGCTACGGATCGCCTTCGGCAACCTGCACTCGTCGAGCCAGCTCAAGAGCCTGTACGCCTCGGCGAACGAGTACCACACCGAGGCCCTGGCGGCGGTGCGGGAACAGGTCAAGAACGCCAAGAAGGAAGGCGACCCGTACGACGCCAGCGCGCTGGAGTTCGCGGTCGCGTACCACAAGGCGGCGCTCTCCTGGCTGAAGACCGCCCCCGTCGGCTGA